GCCGGCAAAACGCCACGCGAAACACAACTACCTAGCCACCCTTCGGAGACCCAACCATGCACGCCAACGACATCGCCTTCGGTATCGAAATCGAAACCCACCTGCCCGGAAACGACACCACGCCGATCGGCGGATACCACAACGGCTTGCCAGTAGCTTGGCTGCCCGAAGGCTGGAAAGCAGAACGCGATAGCAGCATCCGCACACCGATCGGACGCAAGAATGCCGAGTTCGTATCGCCTATCCTTCGCGGCTACGACGGACTTCAAACCGTAGAGCGAGCGGTCGACGCGATCAAAGCACGCGGGGCTCGCGTTAACGAAAGCCGCGGCCTTCACATTACGATTACCTGGAACGGCGACGCGGCCGCCTTGGCTCGGCTGATAAGCCTGATCGGAAACCACGAGCGAGCCATCTACGCTTCGACGGGAACCAAGCGACGCGAACGCAACACTTGGGCGAAGCAAATCAAGAGCTACGGCAACAAAGACGCAGCCAAGCGAAACTGCGAAGCCGACCGCTACCACCTTTTGAACTTGACACACCTTGCTCGCGGCCGAAACCGGATCGAGATTCGAGCCTTCGCCGGCACGCTCAACAAAACCAAACTGCTCGGCTACATCCAAATGGTACTGGGCTTGGCCGAGCTGGCCTTGACCACGCGACGCTGCAGCGGATGGGACTACACCAAGCGGCCTGGCACCAAGAGCTGCTGGGACCGCAACGGCGCGGGCGAAGGCGAAACGGAACTGAACCGCTTGTACTATCGCCTTGGCTGGACCATCGGCTGGCGTAAAGGAGCCCTTCGCACCAAACGATACGGCGAGCTTTCGGCCGGCGAACAAACCTGCGATTGGAAACCGGTCAAGAAGAAGCTTTTGCAAATGGCTCGCAAGTACGACCAAGCGGTTTAAACGGCCGGCCAACATCTTTCCTTCAACGCCGCGACCCTCACCGCGGCTTTTCTTTTGCGCGTTGGTTTCCTTCCGAACCGTTTGCTTCAAAACGTTGGCGTTTTCTGGCGCACGTGTCGCGTCGTTCGCATAAGTAACCCTAAGGGGCCGAGTGTTTCGCGGACGCCGACACGAGGCCTTTGTGGGGCACGTCGGCGAGATCGAGAAACATGCAAAAAGACTGCAAATTGCAGGGCGAATGCGCTTGCTGTGTCTCGAATACCATGGCTCATGTGTGTCATCGCAAGACGAATTTCCCTTCCTACCTACGGAGACCCAACGATGACGATCGACGCCCTGATCGAACTGCTGAGCGAGTACCGCGAACAACACGGGCCGGACGCCGAAGTGCGTTTGATGACGCAAGAGAACTGGCCCTTTGAAAACCGAATCGCCGGCATCACCAGCGGCTCGGAGATGAACGAGGCCAGCGAGGAAGACCCCAGCGAATACTTCGACAACCAAGACGTAGCGGAAGACGCGATCGTCTACATCGTCGAAGGCGGGCAGATTTGCTACGGCAGCAAGCGAGCCTGGGAAACCTGCCGCGATTGCTAGCCGCGGGCCTTTGTCAGCAGGGCCTTTCCAACGCGGGCTTCGCTCGAAGCCCGCTTCCTTTCCTTTTTCAAACCGAGAGACACAACCATGGCCAACGCCAAACTCGAACACGCCTATACCGCCGCGCACATTCAAGCTCTCACGCTGCTGGAAGACCTGCACGAATCGGTCGAAGACTTGCCGGCACCAGGTAGCGAAACCGCGCCGTTGAATTGGGAGCACGTCGGTTCCTTGCAGCATCTTTGCGAACAGCTCCGCGAATTGAAGGAACATTTCGGTAAAAACTTTCGAGCCTGAATTCGCCACACGTTCGGGAGTTATGCGAGTTCTGGAAAAACGTTTGAAAACATTTCCAGAACTCGCCGAGATTCGCTTGATGTGTTTTGAAAACCATGGCTCATGTGTCTTAACGCCCAACGGCAAAACGTAACCAACCTTTCCACCGGAGAACAAACCATGGCCATGAACGAAACCCAAAAGGCCCGCGCCGAAGCCCTTGCCCCGCTCTTCCGAAACATGGACGCGCATACCGCCCAGGAGATTCGCGAGAGCTACTACCGCATCGCCGAAAACCTTCGGCCCTTGGTAAACGCCCTTGAGATTGCCGACCTCGACCACGGCGGACCGGCCGGCCCGCTGCTCGAAGAACACTACATCTTTTGCGAGCTGCTGGAAAAGCTCGACAAGAGCGTTTTGGGGGCGGTCCTGTAAACCGAAGCCGAAACGCCAGCACGGAGGCTTGGCGTAGCGGCGGGTGGTACCCGTCGCCTGACGATGGCAGCCAACCACGAACCTTTCCCTTTCGGAGAACGAACGATGAAGAAGGCAGACGTAAAAGTAGGCGGCGAGTATTACGCCAACGTGACCAACAAGAAGGTCGTCGTACGAATCGACTCGACCAACACGGCTGGCGGCTGGAACGCCACGAACCTTACCACCAACAAGAAGGTGCGGATCAAGACGGCTCAGCGGTTGCAAGGCAAAGCACGAGCGACGACGTCGGCCAGTGCGGCCGGCGAAACGCGAGCCCGCAAACGAGTCGCGAAGAAGACGAACGACGGCGACGCGGCGAGTGCGGCGGCGACGGCAGGCGACAAGAAGCTCTCGTGTATTGAGGCGGCTTTGAAAGTCCTTGGCGAAACCGAGGAAACGATGAACGCCCAGGAAATGATCGCCGCGATGACGGACGCCGGCTATTGGACGAGCCCCGGAGGCAAGACGCCTCACGCGACTTTGTACTCGGCGATTCTTCGCGAGCTTGCTAAGGGCGACGACAGCCGTTTTATCAAAGTCGAACGCGGTCGCTTCGCCGCGCGAGCGCAAGGGAATTGAGCCATGAAGCACTTTTACGACCTGCGGACCGTCGAGGACTTGGAAGACGGTGAAACTGCGACGCCGGAGCCCGACGTGAGATACGAACTGCGGTCGATCCGCAACGAGATGATTGACGCCGGGCCGGTGCGTGACGTCATACGACGCGGCGACGCCCTGTACGCCAGAACGAACGATGGCGAATCCTTTCCGGTGACGGGTCCGGACTCGCACGTTCTGGTACCGATCGGCTTGTAGCCGGCCGGATGATCCCTCTCGGCGAAGCTTCGCCGACAACGCCCGACGTTTGCAACGTGCGGGCGTTTTGTCGTGACGGGAAACACAACGCCGACCTTCCCAACGACGCGACACGAGGCCACGTCGCGGCATATTAGGCGTGCCAAAAAAGTATGCGAATTCTGACGCGTGTTTCGCAGACTTCGCTTGATGTGTTTGGAAAGTCATGGCTCATGTGTGGTTGTACGAACGGTTTTCAAACACGAACGGAGAAACGAAATGGCAAAGATTGAAACGCTCGCCGCGCGGCCGGTCGAACCGGCAGCGGCTTACGACAACGCTCACCAAATTTCACGCGACCTGCTGCAACACATCGAGTTGCAACTCGACCGAATGATTCGGCCGGACAACAAGGCCTTGCGATGGACGCACGTGCGAGCGTTGAACTTGGTCAACGCTCAGCTTTCGGAAGTCGCCGCGCTGGTCGACGAAACCAACAACGCTCGCAACTAGGAATCAAAACGATGAGAACAAACCTCAAGGCGGGCGACCGCGTGCGGCTGCTTTCGATGACCGACGACCCCGATCCGATTCCCGCCGGCACCACCGGAACGGTGGCCGGCGTCTATCCGCTAAGCGATTGGACGCAAGTCGATGTCGACTGGGACAACGGCCGGTCGCTGATGCTTTCCATTCCCCCGGACGTCGTCGAGCGACTGCCGGCCGACAAAACGAACTAAGGAGCAACCACCATGTCCACACGAGCGACGATCGCCGTCCGCCGCGCCGACCGAACGTATGCAGCGGTCTACCTTCACTACGACGGTTACCCAGAACACACCGGAGCACTTTTGATGGCCAACTACCAAACGACTGAAGAAGCGGAAACCTTGATCGACGGCGGCGACATCCGCTGCTTGGACGCCGAGTTGGGCGAGGCCGAGCGTTTTGCCGACGGTGACCCACCAGCGGTTCTGCCAACACACGATTCGCTGCTGGACTTTGCAAGGAACTGCGGTGCTCGTTTCGTCTATGTCTTTGACGACGGAGCTTGGTCCTACAAGGAACTCTAGACACAAAGATTCTCCTTTCCTCATTTCTGTGAATATTTGTCGCACGTCACCCGTTGACTATGAGGATGCCGAGAACGCGTGGTCGGCGTGAGCCTCCAGTCGCACGACCGTTTCGCAGTTCTGTCCGTGCCGGCCGATCACCTCGACGGTGCAATGAGCCGGCAGGGTCGTTCGCAACTCCTTTGCGATATCCTCTTGGCACATCGCTTTCCCGCGAACGAGATCAGCCATCTCCTCGATATCCTCTACCCGGACGAAGCGATCGGTGG
This genomic window from Allorhodopirellula heiligendammensis contains:
- a CDS encoding amidoligase family protein; amino-acid sequence: MHANDIAFGIEIETHLPGNDTTPIGGYHNGLPVAWLPEGWKAERDSSIRTPIGRKNAEFVSPILRGYDGLQTVERAVDAIKARGARVNESRGLHITITWNGDAAALARLISLIGNHERAIYASTGTKRRERNTWAKQIKSYGNKDAAKRNCEADRYHLLNLTHLARGRNRIEIRAFAGTLNKTKLLGYIQMVLGLAELALTTRRCSGWDYTKRPGTKSCWDRNGAGEGETELNRLYYRLGWTIGWRKGALRTKRYGELSAGEQTCDWKPVKKKLLQMARKYDQAV
- a CDS encoding winged helix-turn-helix domain-containing protein: MKKADVKVGGEYYANVTNKKVVVRIDSTNTAGGWNATNLTTNKKVRIKTAQRLQGKARATTSASAAGETRARKRVAKKTNDGDAASAAATAGDKKLSCIEAALKVLGETEETMNAQEMIAAMTDAGYWTSPGGKTPHATLYSAILRELAKGDDSRFIKVERGRFAARAQGN
- a CDS encoding DUF4314 domain-containing protein, with translation MRTNLKAGDRVRLLSMTDDPDPIPAGTTGTVAGVYPLSDWTQVDVDWDNGRSLMLSIPPDVVERLPADKTN